The proteins below come from a single Miscanthus floridulus cultivar M001 chromosome 1, ASM1932011v1, whole genome shotgun sequence genomic window:
- the LOC136499872 gene encoding transcription factor WRKY19-like, translating into MSPAPSSHHSQINSRKEKRMRKVDTFAPHNDGHQWRKYGEKKINNTNFPRYYYRCTYKDNMNCPATKQVQQKDHSDPPLYAVTYYNEHSCNSAFLPLSPSEFQLQTSSGKAVSICFDSSSGAAPQEPPAAATNASGGGSPSSSAAAAAARRGTPPEISNPPVLALRRSETYPWGAGDGAVEQKPASCSTECHDAFSGAAGAVPEEVVDAGRFGSIRFFHFL; encoded by the exons ATGTCTCCGGCGCCGAGTTCGCATCACTCGCAGATCAATTCGAG GAAGGAGAAGCGGATGAGGAAGGTGGACACCTTCGCGCCGCACAACGATGGCCACCAATGGAGGAAGTACGGCGAGAAGAAGATCAACAACACCAACTTCCCCAG GTATTACTACAGATGCACGTACAAGGACAACATGAACTGCCCGGCCACGAAGCAGGTGCAGCAGAAGGACCACAGCGACCCGCCATTGTACGCGGTCACCTACTACAACGAGCACTCGTGCAACAGCGCCTTCCTCCCGCTCTCCCCCTCCGAGTTCCAGCTGCAGACCTCGTCCGGGAAGGCCGTCTCCATTTGCTTCGACTCCTCGTCCGGGGCGGCGCCGCAAGAACCGCCGGCCGCGGCCACCAATGCCAGCGGCGGCGGCTCGCCCTCTtccagcgcggcggcggcggcggcgcggcgaggcaCACCGCCGGAGATCAGTAACCCGCCCGTGCTGGCGCTGCGGCGGTCCGAGACGTACCCGTGgggcgccggcgacggcgccgtggAGCAGAAGCCGGCGTCCTGCAGCACCGAGTGCCACGACGCCTTCTCGGGTGCCGCCGGCGCCGTGCCGGAGGAGGTGGTAGATGCAGGCAGATTTGGGTCTATCAGGTTCTTCCATTTTTTGTAA